The genomic DNA GAAATATGAAATCTACTACTTTAGCTTCGTTTGGGGTTAAAATTGCTTCCAGTGATGTTTCAAATGCATCAAATGATCTAATGAATGGCCACATTACCAACGAAGATCCAGATTCTAATGGATCGAATGGCCAAATATTATCCAATGGATCAAATCACCAGTTTCTACTAAATGGTTCAAATAACAACCTCTTCACTAATACATCAAATAGCCAGCTTTTACTCAACGGATCGAACACTGTCAGTAGCCGCCTTTCAGGTCAAAACAGAATGGTGCATTCAGAAGCAACAATAAGAAATGGGAGTAAAACAAAAGAAAGTGATTCTCGTAATGAGAGTGAATGGGTTGAGCAAGATGAGCCAGGGGTTTATATCACTCTTACCTCCTTATCGGGAGGTGTAAAAGATCTCAAGCAAGTTCGTTTCAGGTATCTCTTTGTCTCTCATTAATTTTTATTGACTTTTTGTGTCCACACTTGATCTTAAACATATATCATATTGGCCAATGCTTTGCTAAACTAAAACAAGTTCCTTAGTTATGAATCGAAAGATAAAGCAGAGGCACAAGTTTTATATGCATTTAAGCAAATTTATCAAGATCTGGCTTTAATGCTTTTCGTACTGCCCGATT from Apium graveolens cultivar Ventura chromosome 5, ASM990537v1, whole genome shotgun sequence includes the following:
- the LOC141659598 gene encoding PH, RCC1 and FYVE domains-containing protein 1-like, which encodes MQLTVENYTRKVQFQELELERTTKQLKEAIATAGEETAKCQAAKDVIKSLTALLKDMAERLPVGASRNMKSTTLASFGVKIASSDVSNASNDLMNGHITNEDPDSNGSNGQILSNGSNHQFLLNGSNNNLFTNTSNSQLLLNGSNTVSSRLSGQNRMVHSEATIRNGSKTKESDSRNESEWVEQDEPGVYITLTSLSGGVKDLKQVRFSRKRFTGLVRNKLNNGGQRIGHECMRSTMCAWSTSQMLVLGVRTSPSSM